The Nitrospirota bacterium genome segment GAAGCCCGAGATGGAGTCGAATGACGTACCGGTGAATCCCCTCCGCTTTTCGAATGAACTGAGGAAATTTGTCGATGAAAACACCGTGCTGATCGGCGATGGAGGCGACATCGTGGGTACCGCAGCAAAGATGAATTTCCCGTACAAGATGGGGCAATGGATGGATCCCGGCCCGCTCGGAACGCTGGGCGTCGGCCCCTCTTTCGCGATGGCCGCCAAGCTCGCGAATCCCGAAGCACGGGTCATGATCGTATACGGAGACGGCTCATTCGGACTCAATGGATTCGAATATGAGGCTGCCATCCGCCAGAAGATTCCTTTTGTGGGCGTGATGGGCAACGATGCCGCATGGATGCAGATCCACCGCGGCCAGGAAATGATCTTCGGCGCCGATCGAACCGTGGCCACCAAGCTCGATTTCACCCGGTATGATCGGATCGTGGAGGCCATGGGAGGTCACGGAGAGTACGTCGAAAAACCGGCCGGGATCGGTCCCGCCATCGAACGATCTCTCGCCTCGGGAAAACCCGCGCTCGTGAACGTGAAAATCGGCCGCAGCGAATTCCGGAGGGGATCGCTCAGTGTGTGACGTACGAGAGATGGGAGGCGGGAGGCGGGAGGCGACATGGCTGTTCCGTTGATGCTGCCTACTCCCCGGGATACCGTCGTGGTCGTCATCGATGCGCAGGAGCGTCTGATGCCTGCGATGCACGCCGATCTCAGGGATCGCGCCCTTAAACACATGCAGGCCCTTCTCAAGGCTTCCGCCGTTCACCAGGTCCCGGTCGTTTGCACTGAGCAGTATCCCAAGGGCCTGGGAGCTACGCTCCCGGAGATTCGTTCCCTGATGGAGCCCTACGACCCCATCGTCAAGACCGCTTTCAGTTGCTGCGATGTCGAGCCTTTCACGCGCAAACTCGAATCACTCAACCGTCCCAATATCGCCGTGATGGGCATGGAAACCCACGTCTGCGTTTACCAGACCGTCGTGGGCTTGCTCCAACGCGGCTACAAGCCTCTCCTGCTATCCGATGCCGTCTGCTCTCGGAAAATGATCGACTACGAGACGAGCGTGGAGCAAATGCGGGAGGATGGCGCCACGATCAGCACAACGGAAACTCTGCTCTTCTCCTGGACGCGCGAGGCCGGTTCGGAGGCCTTCAAGAAAATCTCACTCATCGTCCGCGATTTGAGCTGACCCCCGGGTCGCCTCCGTCCCCTCCGCCGGTACGTTCAGCGACAACAAATGCCTTTGCGTTCTTGCCGCAGCTGAACCCTGCATCTTCCGGCGCCGGCACGTAGGGCAGGCGCTGGCGCTGGAACTCCTCCAAGGCCCAACACGTCCGCCTCCAACCTTTTTCCCTGATCGCGTCCAGGACCACGATGATCCGATCCGGGGTTTGGTCCTCCACGATCCTTCGGATTTCCGCTTCGGGTGTCGATGGCCTCCATCCCGCGCGGAATATTCGTATCCCCGGCCCGTGCGAAAACAGCTGGATATCCCCGGCAAAGACATTCTTCCCGGCGGCGTGAAAGGCTGCAATGAAATCGCTGCCGAACACGCCGACCGTTTGCGACGAGTCGATCGTCCGCAGTAGCCGCTTGAACGCCGCCTCGATCTCCGTCTTCGAGGCTGAGGACAACCGGATGCCACGCGCTCCCGGGATCTCCAGAACCGCATCGTACGCGCCGCGAACGGGATGGTCTCGCGCCGGGAACAGCGCTGAAGCGGAAAAAGGCACGAGCCGAAGCAGGGCCGGGCAGATGGCCCCGAGGAGGATCCCTCCCCCTACCCATCGGCCCCAAGAACCGATCCTTCCCGATCCCCACCGTCGTGCCCCGCGGAACATCGACTCGATCACCACGACCAGAAGGAGCGCCGTTGGCGCGCGCGCCACGGTTGTCGCCATCTGCCTGCCCGCGAACAGGAATTCCACGTCC includes the following:
- a CDS encoding isochorismatase family protein; translation: MAVPLMLPTPRDTVVVVIDAQERLMPAMHADLRDRALKHMQALLKASAVHQVPVVCTEQYPKGLGATLPEIRSLMEPYDPIVKTAFSCCDVEPFTRKLESLNRPNIAVMGMETHVCVYQTVVGLLQRGYKPLLLSDAVCSRKMIDYETSVEQMREDGATISTTETLLFSWTREAGSEAFKKISLIVRDLS